The following coding sequences lie in one Alicyclobacillus curvatus genomic window:
- a CDS encoding HNH endonuclease, producing MKNNHFTHNEDGTTTIWASGGGDSIIPGVKNETPFTVSTAQFHKVNAFPNKWGVKATKSGKPPYIAGKLKGKTVYLHRWVTDAPEGTEVDHINHVTTDNRDENLRIVDKKGNAANRRGPTDPIGIPGSANHGTLFDIQTVDGTLYHYASYYNGILIKRHKPGHHIQAYLDSWLATAIIEDKRTVPQMTAYLKSVGFDENLIRSSIATVVDKLKVRFQR from the coding sequence ATGAAAAATAATCACTTTACGCACAATGAGGACGGCACAACGACAATTTGGGCATCAGGTGGTGGTGATTCAATCATTCCGGGCGTGAAAAATGAGACGCCTTTTACGGTTAGTACCGCGCAGTTCCACAAGGTCAACGCCTTCCCGAACAAATGGGGAGTAAAAGCCACGAAATCCGGAAAGCCACCATACATCGCCGGAAAACTCAAAGGCAAAACAGTGTACCTCCATCGCTGGGTCACTGATGCGCCTGAGGGAACAGAGGTGGACCACATCAACCACGTGACGACTGACAATCGGGACGAAAACTTAAGGATTGTCGACAAAAAGGGGAACGCCGCCAATCGTCGGGGTCCAACCGATCCTATCGGTATTCCCGGATCGGCCAACCATGGAACTCTGTTTGATATTCAAACCGTAGATGGGACGCTGTATCATTACGCATCATATTACAACGGTATCTTGATCAAACGACACAAGCCGGGACACCATATTCAAGCCTATCTAGACTCCTGGTTGGCCACCGCAATCATCGAGGATAAGCGAACGGTGCCACAGATGACTGCCTACCTCAAGTCCGTTGGCTTCGATGAAAATTTAATTCGCTCCTCTATCGCTACTGTTGTTGATAAGCTCAAAGTACGTTTCCAAAGGTAG
- a CDS encoding tyrosine-type recombinase/integrase, whose translation MDKRREKGIVKRERTRRALTVEVREELEAAQSISLKQAMDEFLTAKAAERAAPRTIHDYRRHFRYLSTWFDAKHPSLRLQKITPQVLREYVLWMSNEKETYDDHPRRFSRTKVGLSPMTVNVRIRTMKAFFNWCEREGYVTQSPARDIKLQKVDDDNVSGFTEQQVRQLLAVVDRATFAGFRDYVIMVALLDTGLRISELFSLKVSDVDFQQLTLTVPWEKAKTRKSRTVPITKQSAKLLAELLRENEDFGPKADHLFYSSYGHPMTGDTFDERLRNYGKQAAIEGVRVSAHTFRHTFALHWIKAGGDPFSLQKMLGHTDMSMVRRYVRLSDSDVKEKHTQFSPLQHILGCR comes from the coding sequence TTGGACAAGCGACGCGAAAAGGGAATTGTAAAACGCGAAAGAACGCGCAGGGCGTTGACCGTCGAGGTTCGCGAGGAATTGGAGGCCGCGCAGTCTATTTCGCTGAAACAGGCGATGGACGAATTTCTGACGGCCAAGGCTGCGGAACGTGCAGCGCCAAGGACTATCCATGACTATCGCCGACATTTTCGTTATCTATCCACGTGGTTCGATGCGAAACATCCCAGTCTGCGATTACAAAAGATTACTCCCCAAGTTCTCCGAGAATACGTCTTATGGATGAGCAACGAGAAGGAGACGTACGATGACCATCCCCGGCGTTTCAGTCGGACGAAAGTCGGTCTATCCCCGATGACTGTGAACGTCCGAATACGTACCATGAAGGCATTTTTCAATTGGTGCGAGCGGGAGGGCTACGTTACTCAATCCCCGGCCCGAGATATAAAACTTCAAAAGGTCGACGACGACAATGTGTCCGGCTTTACCGAACAGCAAGTACGACAGTTGCTGGCAGTAGTGGACCGAGCCACATTTGCCGGTTTTCGCGATTACGTGATTATGGTGGCCTTGCTGGACACAGGATTGCGCATCAGTGAGCTGTTTTCGTTGAAGGTTTCAGACGTGGACTTTCAGCAGCTGACGCTAACAGTTCCGTGGGAGAAGGCAAAGACGAGGAAGTCCAGAACGGTTCCCATTACGAAGCAATCCGCCAAGCTCTTGGCCGAATTGTTGCGCGAAAATGAGGACTTTGGACCGAAGGCGGATCATCTGTTCTATTCAAGCTATGGCCACCCAATGACGGGTGACACGTTCGATGAGCGCCTGAGAAACTACGGTAAGCAGGCCGCTATCGAAGGTGTACGAGTCTCGGCGCATACGTTTCGCCACACATTTGCGCTCCACTGGATAAAGGCTGGCGGTGATCCATTCTCTCTCCAAAAGATGTTGGGTCATACGGATATGTCAATGGTACGACGATATGTTCGCCTCAGTGATAGCGATGTGAAGGAGAAGCATACTCAATTCTCACCACTGCAGCACATTCTGGGGTGTAGATAG
- a CDS encoding globin, producing MAETTTVYEMIGGADTIAALVNAFYSRVVEHPGLRPLFPDDIMPVRNKQYKFLTQLFGGPRLYSDVYGPPMLRARHLPHPITPTRAAEWLECMSGAMDEIGLDGPVRDFMFSRLQQTAHHMVNAEDPE from the coding sequence ATGGCAGAGACAACAACCGTCTATGAGATGATTGGCGGGGCAGACACCATAGCTGCACTCGTGAACGCGTTCTACAGCCGTGTTGTAGAGCATCCAGGGCTTCGGCCCTTGTTTCCCGACGACATCATGCCTGTGCGAAACAAGCAATACAAATTTCTTACACAACTGTTTGGCGGGCCGCGCCTCTATTCAGATGTGTACGGGCCGCCAATGCTAAGAGCCAGACACCTGCCGCATCCAATCACACCAACGCGCGCTGCGGAGTGGCTGGAATGCATGAGCGGGGCCATGGACGAGATTGGCCTCGATGGTCCTGTTAGGGATTTCATGTTCTCGCGGCTGCAGCAAACTGCCCACCACATGGTGAATGCAGAAGACCCAGAGTAA
- a CDS encoding 3D domain-containing protein — translation MSRRGGLVLQPDAVEAFETVQRDPESQSIRQKLGDFTVTAYALTANSTGKSPGQPGFGITASGSRASVGRTVAVDPSVIPIGSLVYIDLPGIGWRLAEDTGGAIKGRHIDLLLPSDGAAIQFGIKHSVPVYTMSR, via the coding sequence ATGAGTCGGCGCGGTGGCCTTGTGCTGCAGCCGGACGCGGTCGAGGCGTTTGAGACCGTGCAGCGGGACCCTGAGTCGCAAAGCATCCGTCAGAAGCTAGGCGACTTTACGGTCACGGCCTATGCCCTGACGGCCAACTCCACCGGCAAAAGTCCCGGGCAACCTGGGTTTGGTATCACAGCAAGCGGCAGCAGGGCGTCTGTCGGTCGGACGGTGGCGGTAGATCCGTCGGTGATTCCCATCGGATCGCTCGTCTATATTGACTTGCCTGGCATCGGCTGGCGGCTTGCAGAAGACACAGGCGGCGCCATCAAAGGGCGTCATATCGACCTGTTGCTCCCTTCCGACGGCGCCGCCATTCAGTTTGGCATCAAGCACAGTGTCCCTGTTTACACGATGTCGAGATAA
- a CDS encoding DUF86 domain-containing protein, producing METEFSDSACTLSKNIDMEGAIRVFVTAELRASVQKNLAKVDECSYWLEQNGAQVEDNLTLKLAAERALHVAIECATDAANLVIDALVMREPGGYADIIRVLMEESVVSRDWFAAFESALEFRNRLVHRYADMTFEEVREAAVTYGPLLPAYSEALRTYLDIV from the coding sequence ATGGAAACGGAGTTTTCGGATTCTGCCTGTACTTTGTCCAAAAATATCGATATGGAAGGTGCTATCAGAGTGTTTGTTACTGCGGAATTACGTGCATCTGTACAGAAAAATTTGGCGAAAGTGGACGAATGTTCGTATTGGTTAGAGCAGAACGGAGCACAAGTGGAGGATAACTTGACCCTTAAGCTCGCAGCCGAGCGCGCCCTGCACGTCGCCATCGAGTGCGCAACCGATGCCGCCAACCTCGTCATCGATGCTCTCGTCATGAGGGAACCCGGAGGATACGCAGATATCATCCGGGTTCTGATGGAAGAAAGTGTGGTCAGCCGCGACTGGTTTGCCGCTTTTGAAAGTGCGCTCGAGTTTCGCAACCGCCTCGTTCACCGCTATGCGGACATGACCTTTGAAGAAGTCCGCGAGGCAGCCGTCACTTACGGCCCGCTCTTGCCAGCCTACAGTGAAGCGTTGCGGACTTATCTCGACATCGTGTAA
- a CDS encoding 2-oxoacid:acceptor oxidoreductase subunit alpha — MLDQLSWKVGGQQGEGVESTGETFAVALNRQGYYVYSFRHFSSRIKGGHSNDKVRVSLKRFRASTDYTDVLLAFDQETIDLNVGEVRNGGIVIADEKFKPTAPDNVRLFVIPLTKIAEECGSAIMKNMVSLGASACALGLPVDIFTEVIEERFRRKGQKVVDQNMEAIQRGYDYMKELGGADPEFALKPADGTKRLFMMGNDALGLGALAAGVRVMPAYPITPASDVMEYLIKKLPKVGGVVVQTEDEIAAMTMTIGAAYGGARALTCTSGPGLALMMEAIGLSGMTETPTVIIDTQRGGPSTGLPTKQEQSDFLAALFGTHGEIPKIVLTPATPEECFYVVGDAFNLAEQYQCPVIIMTDLQLSLSKQSTDILDHKAVKIDRGLIASEEEATAAQSHGEFNRYALTESGVSARTFPGMKGGIHKVTGVEHAENGRPAEGAPNRQNMMDKRLGKLKDVEIPGSVVRTGDENADVVLVGIGANHGSIAEATGTLRAEGYKVAHVHLHAILPFPTHALQQAIAGAKKVVVVENNATGQIKHLMSFFGVQHPDVVSLLRYNGQPFLPSEIHDEIKGML, encoded by the coding sequence ATGCTAGATCAGCTTTCATGGAAAGTGGGCGGTCAACAGGGCGAGGGTGTCGAGAGTACAGGTGAAACCTTTGCCGTAGCTCTGAACCGTCAAGGGTACTACGTGTACTCATTCCGCCACTTTTCCTCCCGCATCAAGGGTGGACATTCAAACGACAAGGTTCGCGTCAGTTTGAAGCGTTTTCGGGCGAGCACCGATTATACGGACGTCCTCCTTGCGTTTGATCAGGAGACCATCGACTTAAACGTCGGTGAAGTCCGAAACGGCGGTATCGTGATTGCGGACGAAAAGTTCAAGCCTACGGCGCCTGACAACGTTCGACTGTTTGTCATCCCGCTTACGAAAATCGCTGAGGAATGCGGTTCAGCCATCATGAAGAACATGGTCTCGCTGGGAGCCTCTGCGTGCGCGTTGGGACTGCCGGTCGACATCTTCACTGAAGTCATCGAAGAGCGCTTTCGCCGCAAGGGTCAGAAAGTGGTCGACCAAAACATGGAAGCCATTCAGCGTGGTTATGATTATATGAAGGAGCTTGGCGGCGCAGACCCAGAGTTCGCTCTGAAACCTGCGGACGGTACCAAGCGCCTGTTCATGATGGGCAACGATGCGCTTGGTCTTGGTGCGTTGGCTGCTGGTGTCCGCGTGATGCCTGCCTACCCCATCACCCCGGCGTCTGACGTCATGGAATACTTGATTAAGAAGCTGCCGAAAGTCGGCGGTGTGGTTGTTCAGACAGAAGACGAGATTGCAGCAATGACGATGACCATTGGCGCAGCGTACGGCGGTGCACGCGCACTGACTTGTACTTCCGGCCCGGGTCTTGCACTGATGATGGAAGCCATTGGCCTCTCCGGCATGACCGAGACACCGACGGTCATCATCGACACGCAGCGCGGCGGTCCTTCAACAGGTCTCCCGACCAAGCAGGAGCAGTCAGACTTTTTGGCGGCGTTGTTTGGTACGCACGGCGAGATCCCAAAAATCGTCCTGACTCCGGCAACCCCGGAAGAGTGCTTCTACGTGGTCGGCGATGCGTTCAACCTGGCAGAGCAGTACCAGTGCCCGGTCATCATCATGACGGATCTGCAATTATCCTTAAGTAAGCAGTCCACTGATATCCTTGACCATAAAGCTGTCAAGATTGATAGGGGTCTGATTGCCAGCGAAGAAGAAGCAACGGCTGCACAGTCGCACGGCGAGTTCAACCGCTATGCGCTGACAGAGTCGGGTGTTTCGGCACGTACCTTCCCAGGCATGAAAGGCGGCATCCACAAGGTAACGGGTGTCGAGCACGCCGAGAACGGACGTCCGGCGGAAGGCGCACCGAACCGCCAAAACATGATGGATAAGCGTCTTGGCAAGCTGAAAGACGTTGAAATCCCGGGCAGCGTTGTGCGCACGGGTGATGAGAACGCAGACGTGGTCCTCGTCGGCATCGGCGCCAACCACGGCAGCATCGCTGAAGCAACCGGCACACTACGCGCTGAAGGGTACAAAGTGGCACACGTGCATCTGCACGCGATTCTGCCGTTCCCGACGCATGCACTGCAGCAGGCGATTGCGGGCGCGAAAAAGGTCGTTGTCGTCGAGAACAACGCGACTGGCCAAATCAAGCACCTGATGTCGTTCTTCGGGGTCCAACACCCGGATGTTGTCAGTCTCTTGAGGTACAACGGGCAGCCTTTCCTGCCGTCCGAAATTCACGATGAAATCAAGGGGATGTTGTAA
- a CDS encoding 2-oxoacid:ferredoxin oxidoreductase subunit beta yields the protein MATVKDFRNDVRPNWCPGCGDFSVQASIQRALAALGKEPHEVAVISGIGCSGRISGYVNTYGFHGVHGRSLPTAQGVKLANRNLTVIASGGDGDGFGIGLNHFMHAVRRNMDITYIVMDNQIYGLTKGQHSPTSAHGFTAKTTPSGNIENALVPSQVALAAGIGFLAQGFSSEVNQLVSLIEQAIQYKGFSLVNVFSPCVTYNKINTYDFFRDNVFNLEQLEDYDATDYLTAQRAITEHNGLVTGVIYRNDNKVAYEDQIPGYEETPVAQANLELSEDVFAAALKEYA from the coding sequence ATGGCAACCGTAAAAGATTTCCGTAATGACGTGCGGCCCAACTGGTGCCCTGGTTGCGGCGACTTTTCCGTCCAGGCATCCATCCAGCGTGCGCTTGCGGCTTTGGGTAAAGAACCACACGAAGTTGCTGTGATTTCCGGTATCGGCTGCTCTGGCCGTATCTCCGGTTACGTCAACACCTACGGCTTCCATGGTGTACACGGCCGTTCCTTGCCGACTGCACAAGGTGTCAAGCTTGCGAACCGCAACTTGACGGTGATTGCGTCCGGCGGTGACGGAGACGGTTTTGGCATTGGCCTCAACCACTTCATGCACGCCGTGCGCCGCAACATGGACATCACCTACATTGTGATGGACAATCAGATTTACGGCCTGACCAAAGGCCAGCACTCCCCGACGAGTGCACACGGCTTCACCGCGAAGACCACGCCGTCCGGGAACATCGAGAACGCACTCGTGCCGTCTCAGGTTGCACTCGCAGCCGGCATTGGCTTTTTGGCACAGGGCTTCTCGAGCGAAGTCAACCAGCTGGTGTCGTTGATTGAGCAGGCCATTCAGTATAAGGGCTTCTCACTGGTCAACGTGTTCAGCCCGTGCGTGACGTACAACAAAATCAACACCTATGACTTCTTCCGCGACAACGTCTTCAACCTCGAGCAGCTTGAAGATTACGATGCGACGGATTACCTGACCGCCCAGCGGGCCATCACCGAGCACAACGGCCTTGTGACAGGCGTCATCTACCGGAACGATAACAAGGTAGCCTATGAGGATCAGATTCCTGGCTACGAGGAGACTCCTGTGGCTCAGGCGAACCTCGAACTGAGCGAAGACGTATTTGCCGCAGCACTGAAGGAGTACGCATAA
- a CDS encoding NUDIX domain-containing protein encodes MASKVSTQWTTSDARPFAVLVFPVFDGHVIWVRHPRRGWEVPGGKLEPGESAEEAVKREVFEEAGAILENIEWVGEYHTSDGLLKWIYFADVVDVQTRPEWSETTDVMVPRPMWHPERARQLDEVSFIMKDEVYERIWPMLLKWMAAKPDKTPSSI; translated from the coding sequence TTGGCAAGTAAGGTATCGACGCAATGGACGACATCTGATGCACGTCCCTTCGCCGTCCTCGTGTTTCCCGTCTTTGACGGTCACGTCATTTGGGTCAGACATCCGCGGCGGGGTTGGGAAGTGCCGGGCGGAAAACTGGAACCCGGCGAGAGTGCCGAAGAGGCCGTAAAACGGGAGGTCTTCGAAGAAGCGGGGGCCATCCTTGAAAATATTGAATGGGTCGGGGAGTACCATACATCCGACGGGTTGCTGAAGTGGATCTACTTCGCAGACGTCGTCGATGTCCAGACGAGACCCGAGTGGTCGGAGACAACCGATGTGATGGTGCCGCGCCCCATGTGGCATCCAGAGCGGGCACGCCAGCTCGATGAGGTCAGTTTCATCATGAAGGACGAGGTCTATGAGCGCATCTGGCCCATGTTGCTGAAATGGATGGCTGCGAAACCGGATAAAACGCCGTCGTCCATCTGA
- a CDS encoding DUF4149 domain-containing protein yields MARFTLFLLLFVESLWLGSSVYFSAFAANELFAQLSENAAAAAVGALFPTYFLLSAVFGVLTVFLYYSTGSLMPVSRRPYKYGLTSAIVGAVFALINLLYMLPHIQRIERAMGPIASAPASVVRTFGMWHGISMLFDLIMMICAFLVVLTLAFALPQRR; encoded by the coding sequence ATGGCCCGCTTCACGCTCTTCCTGTTGCTCTTTGTCGAGTCCCTTTGGCTGGGATCATCCGTTTACTTCTCCGCCTTTGCCGCCAATGAGCTGTTTGCGCAGTTGTCAGAGAACGCGGCAGCAGCCGCTGTCGGAGCACTGTTCCCGACCTACTTCTTACTCTCCGCTGTGTTCGGGGTGCTGACGGTGTTTCTGTATTACAGCACCGGATCGCTCATGCCGGTTTCAAGACGCCCGTACAAGTACGGTCTCACGAGTGCCATCGTCGGCGCTGTGTTCGCGCTCATCAACCTGCTTTATATGTTACCGCACATTCAGCGGATTGAGCGAGCTATGGGACCGATTGCCAGCGCACCTGCAAGTGTGGTCCGCACTTTTGGCATGTGGCATGGCATCTCGATGCTGTTTGATCTAATCATGATGATATGCGCCTTCCTAGTCGTCCTCACACTGGCATTTGCCTTACCACAGAGGCGCTAG